The following proteins are encoded in a genomic region of Brachyspira pilosicoli:
- a CDS encoding Do family serine endopeptidase — MNQNKKSFMFFLNLGLTFTLLGIIISFFIFSYEKNSKDGDFIVHAQAAPEKAAFNGSLDGALEVESAIREVVDKNMPAVVNISTEIESGQTYEDRYADEFFRFFFGDQMPRQRRSQKSLGSGFIVNDEGYVLSNYHVVKGATKIMVTLYGEDEELPAKLIGYDEAYDLALLKIESDRVFPYVALGDSDAIEPGEFAIAIGNPYGLNNTVTFGIVSAKGRSDVGANRYQRYIQTDVAINPGNSGGPLFNIHGQVIGINTLIYSTSGGSIGIGFATPINIATSVMKDLKENGRVTRGYLGIYLQDIDENLSRGLNVKQNSGVYVSEVIPNSPASKGGLQDGDIIIEFDGERMTKSVDLFNKVATTKVGSKVEVKYLRNGKEKITRITIEAREEDEQVVPNSNSSQSSRDANAWMGLDVSDVTPEISQRLQIRSNERGVVVVNMTQNSKAYSAGLRPGDVIKAINGITISNIDDYNKFIKSYGNDKSFTITIKRSRMTYVIIIEE; from the coding sequence ATGAATCAAAATAAAAAGTCGTTTATGTTTTTTCTCAATCTTGGTCTTACATTTACTTTATTAGGAATAATAATATCATTTTTTATTTTCTCTTATGAGAAGAATTCTAAAGACGGAGATTTCATTGTGCATGCCCAGGCTGCGCCAGAAAAGGCTGCTTTTAATGGCTCTTTAGATGGGGCTTTAGAAGTTGAGAGTGCTATTAGAGAAGTTGTTGATAAAAATATGCCTGCAGTTGTTAATATATCTACAGAAATTGAATCTGGTCAGACTTATGAAGATAGATATGCTGATGAGTTTTTCAGATTCTTCTTTGGAGACCAAATGCCTAGGCAGAGAAGAAGTCAAAAATCTTTAGGAAGCGGTTTCATAGTTAATGATGAAGGATATGTTCTTTCTAATTACCATGTTGTTAAAGGCGCTACTAAAATTATGGTTACTTTATATGGTGAAGATGAGGAATTGCCTGCTAAATTAATAGGGTATGATGAGGCTTATGATTTAGCTTTATTAAAAATTGAATCTGACAGGGTATTTCCTTATGTAGCTTTGGGAGACAGTGATGCCATTGAACCTGGTGAGTTTGCTATTGCTATTGGTAACCCTTATGGTTTAAACAATACTGTTACTTTTGGTATAGTTAGTGCTAAAGGTAGAAGCGATGTTGGTGCTAATAGATATCAGAGATATATTCAAACAGATGTTGCTATAAACCCAGGTAATTCCGGCGGTCCATTATTTAATATACATGGTCAAGTTATAGGAATTAATACTTTGATATATTCTACTTCTGGCGGAAGCATTGGTATAGGATTTGCTACTCCTATTAACATTGCTACTTCTGTTATGAAAGATTTAAAAGAAAATGGAAGAGTTACTAGAGGGTATTTAGGAATATATTTACAAGATATTGATGAAAATCTTTCGAGGGGATTAAATGTTAAACAAAACTCTGGAGTTTATGTAAGTGAGGTTATACCTAATTCTCCTGCCTCTAAGGGGGGATTACAAGATGGTGATATTATTATAGAGTTTGACGGCGAGAGAATGACTAAGAGTGTTGATTTATTTAATAAAGTTGCAACTACTAAAGTTGGAAGTAAAGTTGAAGTTAAATATTTAAGAAATGGAAAAGAAAAAATTACAAGAATTACGATAGAAGCTAGAGAGGAAGATGAGCAAGTTGTGCCTAACTCTAATTCATCACAAAGCAGCAGAGATGCTAATGCTTGGATGGGGTTAGACGTTTCTGATGTTACTCCAGAGATATCTCAAAGACTTCAGATTAGAAGCAATGAGAGAGGTGTTGTTGTAGTAAATATGACTCAAAACTCTAAAGCTTATTCTGCTGGACTTAGACCTGGAGATGTGATTAAAGCTATTAATGGAATAACAATATCAAATATTGATGATTATAATAAGTTTATAAAATCTTATGGTAATGATAAGTCTTTTACAATTACAATAAAACGTTCTAGAATGACTTATGTTATTATTATAGAAGAATAA
- a CDS encoding lysophospholipid acyltransferase family protein, giving the protein MAYKSKKIIMLEYIPLRILMEIISFFPYIFVIFFAKIIGILMFYVAPGSRKVALINLKQAFPEKSYLERRMIARRSMKSMMMTFAEFIKASRMSDKEILKRIKIEGRDIFDNALKENKGVVVITGHIGNWEYIASYFGIHGYNPSVIVRPLDNPKLDAYMKSWREKRGAKCIARKGNLKEIFYTLRENKAVAFLCDQNYLEGIYVDFFGEKCATAVGPIAVAMKTKAPIVIMYDVPDRYGHHKIIVSEMMHIEEKGTKEETLYYNTQKYTKKLEDIIRKYPENWLWVHPRWNTRPNGEPEIFYKHNNYR; this is encoded by the coding sequence TTGGCTTATAAATCAAAAAAAATTATTATGCTTGAATATATTCCATTAAGAATATTAATGGAGATAATATCATTTTTCCCTTATATTTTTGTGATATTTTTTGCGAAAATTATAGGGATTTTGATGTTTTATGTAGCTCCGGGTAGCAGAAAAGTTGCTTTAATTAATTTGAAGCAAGCTTTTCCAGAAAAATCTTATTTGGAGAGAAGAATGATTGCTAGACGCTCTATGAAGTCTATGATGATGACTTTTGCTGAGTTTATAAAGGCTTCAAGAATGTCTGATAAAGAGATATTAAAGCGCATAAAGATAGAAGGCAGAGATATATTTGATAACGCTTTAAAAGAAAATAAGGGTGTAGTAGTTATTACTGGGCATATTGGTAATTGGGAGTATATAGCTTCATATTTTGGTATTCATGGATATAATCCTAGTGTTATAGTGAGGCCTTTAGATAATCCTAAATTAGATGCTTATATGAAGTCTTGGAGGGAGAAGAGAGGGGCTAAATGTATTGCGAGAAAGGGCAATTTAAAAGAGATATTTTATACCTTGAGAGAGAACAAGGCGGTTGCTTTTTTATGCGATCAAAATTATTTAGAAGGCATTTATGTTGATTTTTTTGGTGAAAAATGTGCTACTGCAGTTGGACCTATTGCAGTGGCTATGAAGACCAAAGCTCCTATAGTTATAATGTATGATGTGCCGGATAGGTATGGTCATCATAAAATAATTGTATCCGAAATGATGCATATTGAAGAAAAAGGCACTAAAGAGGAGACTTTATATTATAATACTCAAAAATATACTAAAAAATTAGAAGATATTATAAGAAAGTATCCTGAGAATTGGCTTTGGGTGCATCCAAGATGGAATACTCGTCCTAATGGTGAGCCTGAAATTTTTTATAAGCATAATAATTATAGATAA
- a CDS encoding SDR family NAD(P)-dependent oxidoreductase — protein MYKEDIKGRLAFISGASAGIGEAVAKMLASNGVNLILTARRIEKLESLKSMLEKDYNVKVKVIKVDYADTNSIKNAVSSLENEWKSIDILINNAGLALGKDYFYNNDVEDSLQMIRVNCEGLIVLTKMIIPLMLSSKNADIINLASTAADEAYFGGAIYCSTKSFVEMFGDVLRVELIDKPIRVTNIKPGAVNTEFSTVRFKGDKEKADNVYKGFDPLYAEDIADNIEYVITRKRHVQISSMTILAGNQATATMIHRGK, from the coding sequence ATGTATAAAGAAGATATTAAAGGCAGATTAGCTTTTATTTCTGGGGCCAGTGCTGGTATTGGTGAAGCGGTTGCTAAGATGCTTGCTTCTAATGGTGTTAATCTTATTTTAACAGCGAGAAGAATTGAGAAATTAGAGTCTCTTAAAAGTATGTTAGAGAAAGATTACAATGTAAAAGTAAAGGTTATAAAAGTGGATTATGCCGATACTAATAGTATAAAAAATGCTGTATCTTCATTAGAAAATGAATGGAAGAGTATAGACATACTTATTAATAATGCAGGGCTTGCTTTAGGTAAGGATTATTTTTATAACAATGATGTAGAAGACAGTTTACAGATGATAAGGGTAAATTGTGAGGGTTTAATAGTATTAACAAAAATGATAATACCTTTAATGCTAAGCAGTAAAAATGCTGATATTATTAATTTAGCTTCCACTGCTGCAGATGAGGCTTATTTTGGAGGTGCTATTTATTGTTCTACTAAATCTTTTGTAGAGATGTTTGGAGATGTTTTAAGAGTTGAATTAATAGACAAGCCTATAAGAGTAACAAATATAAAACCTGGTGCAGTAAATACAGAGTTTTCTACTGTGAGATTTAAAGGAGATAAAGAAAAGGCTGATAATGTTTATAAAGGTTTTGACCCTTTATATGCAGAAGACATAGCCGATAATATAGAATATGTTATTACTAGAAAAAGGCATGTTCAAATATCTAGTATGACTATTTTAGCAGGCAATCAGGCTACAGCCACTATGATACATAGGGGTAAATAA
- a CDS encoding potassium channel family protein, which yields MLQYAVIGVGTLGKALINRLMNKPSIEVLAIDNDINEIEAIKNSVTQAMKLDSTQREALEAIEINKFDAVIVTIGEDIMTSILTSLILKELNVKNIIARYSDERHKAILSKIGITHLVSPEESMGIHIAEQLEVGDSLLLYDLTEYHSIVEFPVHAGLAGKNLKELDLRKKYKINVVAIKKETTSILGEKKIIVDCTPDPDESMVEGDILVIAGHDKDIEKLNRKLSE from the coding sequence ATGCTACAATATGCAGTTATAGGAGTTGGTACTTTAGGTAAGGCTCTAATAAATAGATTAATGAATAAACCTTCAATAGAAGTATTGGCAATAGATAATGATATCAATGAAATAGAAGCTATAAAAAATAGTGTTACTCAGGCTATGAAATTAGACTCTACCCAAAGAGAAGCATTAGAGGCTATAGAAATTAATAAATTCGATGCTGTTATAGTTACTATAGGTGAAGACATTATGACAAGCATATTAACTTCACTAATATTAAAAGAATTAAATGTAAAAAATATAATAGCAAGATATTCTGATGAAAGACATAAAGCAATATTAAGTAAAATAGGAATCACGCACCTTGTAAGCCCAGAAGAATCTATGGGTATACATATAGCAGAACAGCTTGAAGTTGGAGATTCTCTGCTTTTATACGACTTAACTGAATATCATTCTATAGTAGAGTTTCCTGTGCATGCAGGGCTTGCTGGTAAAAACTTAAAAGAACTTGACTTGAGAAAGAAATACAAAATTAATGTTGTAGCTATAAAAAAAGAAACAACTAGTATATTAGGAGAGAAAAAGATTATAGTTGATTGTACGCCGGACCCTGATGAATCTATGGTTGAGGGGGATATACTTGTAATAGCTGGGCATGACAAAGATATAGAAAAATTAAATAGAAAACTTTCTGAATAA
- a CDS encoding DUF2905 domain-containing protein: protein MNNYFAKMLIAIGIIAIIIGILILLKIPIGKLPGDIVIKRENFTFAFPIVTSILASIILSLIMWIISKF, encoded by the coding sequence ATGAATAACTACTTTGCAAAAATGCTTATTGCTATAGGAATTATTGCTATAATAATAGGAATATTAATACTATTAAAAATTCCTATAGGCAAACTTCCTGGTGATATTGTAATAAAAAGAGAAAACTTTACATTTGCTTTTCCAATAGTAACTTCTATATTAGCAAGCATAATATTGTCTCTTATAATGTGGATAATTTCTAAATTTTAA
- the fabV gene encoding enoyl-ACP reductase FabV, with protein sequence MIMVVKPQIANNVCRTSHPLGCRKEVENQINYVKSKGKIKSNIKNALILGGSGGYGLASRIVLAYGMNANTLSVSFERAASEEKTATPGWYNNMAFSEFAKRDGLKEKTIVGDAFLESSKENIIKEAKNFFDGKIDCVIYSLATGIRKDEKEGITYRSTLKPIGKDYSGFGVDFMTEELIQVNMPAASEEEIKATVKVMGGDDWRLWIEALIKEDMLAENALTLAYSYIGPEMTKAIYRDGTIGRAKDDLEETAINIDKMMQEKLHGHAYVSVAKAVVTRASAVIPAMPLYISILFKVMKDKNIHEGCIEQMYRQFAEKIYSGKGFILDEKQRLRLDDWELREDVQKEVAIAWDKIKDNATLKENADLNQFRDEYLHLHGFGLDGIDYNADVQI encoded by the coding sequence ATGATTATGGTGGTAAAACCTCAAATAGCAAATAATGTATGCAGAACTTCTCATCCATTAGGATGCAGAAAAGAAGTAGAAAATCAAATTAACTATGTTAAATCAAAGGGTAAAATAAAGTCAAATATAAAAAATGCTTTAATACTTGGGGGCTCTGGAGGATATGGTCTTGCAAGCAGAATAGTATTAGCTTATGGTATGAATGCAAATACTTTAAGCGTATCATTTGAAAGGGCAGCATCAGAAGAAAAAACTGCTACACCGGGTTGGTACAACAATATGGCTTTTAGTGAGTTTGCTAAAAGAGATGGGCTTAAAGAAAAAACTATAGTAGGAGATGCTTTTTTAGAGTCTTCAAAAGAGAATATTATTAAAGAGGCTAAAAACTTTTTTGACGGTAAAATAGACTGTGTTATATATAGTTTAGCTACTGGTATTAGAAAAGATGAAAAAGAGGGCATTACATATCGTTCTACTTTAAAACCTATAGGAAAAGATTATAGCGGATTTGGTGTTGATTTTATGACTGAAGAGCTTATACAGGTAAATATGCCTGCTGCAAGTGAAGAAGAGATTAAAGCTACTGTAAAGGTAATGGGAGGAGATGATTGGAGACTTTGGATTGAGGCTCTAATAAAAGAAGATATGCTTGCTGAAAATGCTTTAACTTTGGCTTATTCTTATATAGGACCAGAGATGACTAAGGCTATATATAGAGATGGTACTATTGGAAGGGCTAAAGATGATTTGGAAGAGACTGCTATAAATATTGATAAGATGATGCAGGAAAAACTTCATGGTCATGCTTATGTAAGTGTTGCTAAGGCTGTTGTTACAAGGGCTTCTGCTGTTATACCTGCTATGCCTTTATATATAAGCATATTGTTTAAAGTAATGAAAGATAAAAATATTCATGAAGGATGCATAGAGCAAATGTATAGGCAATTTGCAGAAAAAATTTATTCTGGAAAAGGTTTTATACTCGATGAAAAACAAAGGTTAAGATTAGATGACTGGGAGCTTAGAGAAGATGTACAAAAAGAAGTTGCTATTGCTTGGGATAAAATTAAAGATAATGCTACACTAAAAGAAAATGCAGATTTAAATCAATTTAGAGATGAGTATTTACATCTTCATGGATTTGGTTTAGACGGTATTGATTATAATGCTGACGTTCAAATATAA
- a CDS encoding FkbM family methyltransferase, translating into MSISNELLNYCRKKLGNKFTKEFVKEKERSDNFINALINTDNFNIFYNMLEEDYSKDVFKKIVLYRYMLAFYSDAYTNINKKIILSIKYGIINIFSWSIKRILFYFKKHKYPNEIENFLLFYIFGLEQYNAKDIFEVKGDNVLFDVGAWKGDSTYFFSKRSSNNAKIYAFEPDDNAYNVLKNIKDKYNLNNVILENEIFLDCERDIDFVSMTPNTPTVKKHAITLDMFVERNNIKNIDYIKMDVEGAEQKILEGAVNTIKKYRPSLAIAIYHGGELFMEDFFKIPVFIKSVADDYEYYIRSYSPWGGETVLFCKPKEKNK; encoded by the coding sequence ATGAGTATATCAAATGAATTGTTAAATTACTGCAGAAAAAAATTAGGGAATAAATTTACAAAAGAATTTGTAAAAGAAAAAGAAAGAAGCGATAATTTTATAAATGCATTAATTAATACAGATAATTTTAATATTTTTTATAATATGCTTGAAGAAGATTATTCAAAAGATGTTTTTAAAAAAATTGTATTATATAGATATATGCTTGCTTTTTACAGCGATGCATATACAAACATAAATAAAAAAATAATATTGAGTATAAAGTATGGAATTATAAACATATTTTCTTGGAGCATAAAGAGAATATTATTTTATTTTAAGAAGCATAAATATCCTAATGAGATAGAGAATTTTTTGTTATTTTATATATTTGGTTTAGAGCAGTATAATGCGAAAGATATATTTGAAGTGAAAGGTGATAATGTATTATTTGATGTTGGAGCTTGGAAGGGAGACAGCACTTACTTTTTTTCTAAGAGAAGCTCTAATAATGCTAAAATATATGCTTTTGAACCTGATGATAATGCGTATAATGTTCTTAAAAATATTAAAGATAAATATAATCTTAATAATGTAATATTAGAAAATGAGATTTTTTTAGATTGTGAGAGGGATATAGATTTTGTTTCTATGACGCCGAACACACCTACAGTAAAAAAGCATGCTATTACTTTAGATATGTTTGTAGAGAGAAATAATATAAAAAATATTGATTATATAAAGATGGATGTTGAAGGAGCAGAGCAGAAAATTTTAGAAGGAGCTGTAAATACAATAAAAAAATATAGGCCAAGTTTAGCTATAGCAATTTATCATGGCGGTGAGCTTTTTATGGAAGATTTTTTTAAGATACCTGTATTTATAAAAAGCGTTGCAGATGATTATGAATATTATATAAGAAGCTATTCACCTTGGGGTGGGGAGACGGTTCTTTTTTGTAAGCCTAAAGAAAAAAATAAATAA